In one window of Lynx canadensis isolate LIC74 chromosome B3, mLynCan4.pri.v2, whole genome shotgun sequence DNA:
- the LOC115517161 gene encoding olfactory receptor 4F4 codes for MKVTTEALSWNESINDTNYSMVTEFIFLGLSNSQEFQIFLLVFFFIFYVGIVFGNLLIVITVASDSHLHSPMYFLLANLSLIDLCLSSATAPKMIADFFSKRKVISFKGCLAQIFLVHFFGGSELVILIAMAFDRYVAICKPLRYSTVMCDHVCFGIVTAAWGTGFLHSVSQLAFAVNLPFCGPNEVDSFYCDLPRVIKLACIDTYRLDVMVIANSGVLTVCSFVFLIISYAIILVTIQQRPSDKSSKALSTLTAHITVVLLFFGPCIFIYAWPFPIKSLDKSLAVFYSVVTPLLNPIIYTLRNKDMKTAMRRLSKWNVNSSVKF; via the exons ATGAAG GTGACTACAGAGGCTCTTTCCTggaatgaatcaataaatgacACAAATTACTCCATGGTGACTGAGTTCATTTTTCTGGGACTCTCCAATTCTCAGGAATTCCAGATATTCctactggttttcttttttatattctatgtGGGAATTGTGTTTGGAAACCTTCTTATTGTCATAACTGTGGCTTCTGACTCCCATCTTCACTCTCCCATGTACTTCCTGCTGGCTAACCTCTCACTCATTGACCTATGTCTGTCTTCCGCCACAGCCCCCAAGATGATTGCTGACTTTTTCAGTAAACGCAAAGTCATCTCTTTCAAGGGTTGCCTTGCTCAGATATTTCTCGTTCACTTTTTTGGTGGGAGTGAGTTGGTGATCCTTATAGCCATGGCCTTTGACAGATATGTAGCAATCTGTAAACCTCTTCGCTACTCTACAGTTATGTGTGACCATGTATGTTTTGGCATTGTGACTGCTGCATGGGGAACTGGCTTTCTCCATTCAGTGAGCCAGTTGGCTTTTGCAGTAAACTTACCTTTCTGTGGTCCCAATGAGGTTGATAGCTTTTACTGCGACCTACCTAGGGTTATCAAACTTGCTTGTATAGACACCTATAGATTGGATGTCATGGTCATTGCTAACAGTGGTGTGCTCActgtgtgttcttttgttttcctaatcATCTCCTATGCTATCATCCTAGTAACCATCCAGCAACGCCCTTCAGACAAATCGTCCAAGGCTCTGTCCACTCTGACTGCTCACATAACAgtagttcttttgttctttggaCCATGTATCTTCATTTATGCCTGGCCATTCCCCATCAAGTCACTAGATAAATCCCTTGCTGTGTTTTATTCTGTGGTCACTCCTCTCTTGAACCCGATTATATACACACTGAGGAACAAAGACATGAAGACTGCAATGAGACGACTGAGTAAATGGAATGTGAATTCTAGTGTAAAATTTTAG
- the LOC115517225 gene encoding LOW QUALITY PROTEIN: olfactory receptor 4F21-like (The sequence of the model RefSeq protein was modified relative to this genomic sequence to represent the inferred CDS: inserted 1 base in 1 codon; deleted 1 base in 1 codon): protein MDQVNGSVVNEFLLLGLAQSLGMQVXLFLFFSLFYAGIILGNLFIMFTVIFDSHLHFPMYILLANLSFIDLGLSSTTVPRMISDLFSDCKIISFHSCMIQMFFIHVMGGVEMILLIAMAYDRYTAICRPLHYLTIMNLKMCMLLVMTAWIIGVIHAVSQFVFVINLPFCGPKNVGSFYCDFPRVIKLACMDTYRLEFVVTANSGFISMGTFFFLIVSYIFILITVRQHSSKDLSKAFITLSAHITVVVLFFVPCMFLYVWPFPTKSMDTFFAIVDFVVTPVLNPAIYTLRNRDMKAAMRRLSRQVVSSREMS from the exons ATGGACCAAGTAAATGGCTCTGTGGTAAATGAATTTCTGTTACTGGGACTTGCACAATCCTTGGGAATgcagg tcctttttcttttcttctctttattctatGCGGGAATTATCTTGGGAAACCTCTTCATTATGTTTACAGTGATTTTTGATTCTCACTTACACTTTCCCATGTATATCCTGCTGGCCAACTTATCATTCATTGACCTGGGCCTTTCATCTACCACAGTTCCTAGGATGATCTCTGATCTTTTCAGTGATTGCAAAATCATCTCCTTCCATAGTTGCATGatacaaatg ttttttattcatgtCATGGGAGGAGTTGAGATGATACTGCTCATAGCCATGGCATATGACAGGTACACAGCAATTTGCAGGCCTCTCCACTACTTAACTATTATGAATCTCAAAATGTGCATGCTTTTGGTAATGACTGCTTGGATCATTGGGGTGATCCATGCTGTGTCTCAGTTTGTTTTTGTCATAAATTTACCTTTCTGTGGCCCTAAAAATGTGGGGAGCTTTTACTGTGATTTTCCTAGGGTTATTAAACTTGCATGCATGGACACTTACAGACTAGAATTTGTGGTCACTGCTAACAGTGGCTTCATATCTATGGgcaccttctttttcttaattgtatCATACATCTTTATTTTGATCACTGTCAGACAACATTCTTCAAAGGATTTATCCAAAGCATTCATCACTTTGTCAGCTCACATCACtgtagtggttttgttttttgttccatGCATGTTTCTCTATGTGTGGCCTTTTCCTACCAAGTCAATGGATACATTTTTTGCCATTGTGGACTTTGTCGTCACTCCTGTCTTAAATCCTGCCATCTATACTTTAAGGAACAGAGATATGAAGGCAGCAATGAGAAGGCTGAGTCGACAAGTTGTAAGTTCTAGAGAGATGTCATAA
- the LOC115517162 gene encoding LOW QUALITY PROTEIN: olfactory receptor 4F15-like (The sequence of the model RefSeq protein was modified relative to this genomic sequence to represent the inferred CDS: inserted 1 base in 1 codon), which yields MDGPNDSVVSEFVLIGLSNSWEMDLFLFWFFSVFYMGIILGNLFIVFTVIIDSHLYTPMYFLLANLSLLDLGLSSTTVPKMISDLFTDCNIISFPKCMIQIFFIHVMGGVEMVLLIAMAYDRYTAICKPLHYLTIMSPKTCVSFVVAAWIVGIIHAVSQFVFVINLPFCGPNEVDSFYCDFPRVMKLACVDTYKLEFVIIANSGFISMATFFSLIXYIFILVTVWKRSSGDLSKAFVTLSAHITVVILFFMPCMFLYVWPFPTSSLDKYLFIVDFAITPVLNPAIYTLRNKDMRVAMRRLGKRIVHPTRI from the exons atGGATGGACCAAATGACTCTGTGGTATCTGAATTTGTATTGATTGGTCTTTCAAATTCATGGGAGATGgacctttttctcttttggttctTCTCTGTGTTCTACATGGGAATTATCCTAGGAAACCTCTTCATTGTGTTCACGGTAATTATTGACTCTCATTTatacacccccatgtacttcctATTGGCCAACCTCTCCCTTCTTGATCTAGGTCTGTCCTCTACCACAGTGCCCAAAATGATCTCTGATCTTTTCACTGACTGCAACATCATTTCCTTTCCAAAATGCATGATACAGATATTTTTTATTCATGTCATGGGCGGAGTTGAGATGGTGCTGCTCATAGCCATGGCATATGACCGGTACACCGCAATCTGTAAACCTCTCCACTACCTGACCATCATGAGCCCCAAAACGTGTGTCTCCTTTGTAGTGGCTGCCTGGATAGTGGGGATAATCCATGCTGTATCTCAGTTTGTTTTTGTCATAAACCTGCCCTTTTGTGGCCCTAATGAAGTAGATAGTTTTTACTGTGATTTTCCTCGCGTCATGAAACTTGCTTGTGTAGACACTTACAAGCTAGAGTTTGTAATCATTGCCAACAGTGGGTTTATATCCATGGCTACTTTCTTCTCCTTAA TATATATCTTCATTTTGGTCACTGTCTGGAAACGTTCTTCAGGGGACTTGTCCAAAGCATTTGTCACATTGTCAGCTCACATCACtgtagtgattttgttttttatgccaTGCATGTTTCTCTATGTGTGGCCTTTCCCTACATCATCACTGGATAAGTATTTGTTCATAGTCGACTTCGCTATCACCCCCGTCTTGAATCCTGCCATCTATACATTAAGAAACAAAGACATGAGAGTGGCCATGAGAAGACTGGGCAAGCGGATTGTGCATCCTACTCGTATCTAA